The following are encoded in a window of Candidatus Methylomirabilota bacterium genomic DNA:
- a CDS encoding 3-hydroxybutyryl-CoA dehydratase has protein sequence MDLTAMRAMDLGQITKLIAGATRPINVLWQTDDSIAFVARGREGRSEFHVDPSDEVMYMIKGDMNLHYRTPDGEEKVAVIREGEILHCPAGTPHSPRFAPDSFVLVLERKRRAAEQDRFLWYCPACGARLYEAARQVGDWRDDPVSEVYADFYSAESHRTCGKCGHVTPLPAD, from the coding sequence ATGGATCTCACCGCGATGCGCGCGATGGACCTCGGCCAGATCACGAAGCTGATCGCGGGCGCCACCCGGCCGATCAACGTGCTGTGGCAGACCGACGACTCGATCGCCTTCGTGGCGCGCGGCCGCGAGGGCCGGAGCGAGTTCCACGTCGACCCGAGCGACGAGGTCATGTACATGATCAAGGGCGACATGAACCTGCACTACCGCACGCCCGACGGAGAGGAGAAGGTCGCGGTCATCCGCGAGGGCGAGATCCTGCACTGTCCCGCCGGCACGCCGCACTCGCCGCGCTTCGCGCCCGACTCCTTCGTGCTCGTGCTCGAGCGGAAGCGCCGGGCCGCCGAGCAGGACCGCTTCCTCTGGTATTGCCCGGCGTGCGGCGCCCGGCTCTACGAGGCGGCCCGGCAGGTGGGCGATTGGCGCGACGACCCGGTATCCGAGGTCTACGCGGATTTCTACAGCGCCGAGTCGCACCGCACGTGCGGCAAGTGCGGGCACGTCACGCCGCTCCCGGCCGACTAG